Proteins from a single region of Styela clava chromosome 1, kaStyClav1.hap1.2, whole genome shotgun sequence:
- the LOC120334797 gene encoding nucleoside diphosphate kinase homolog 5-like → MSITVERTLAIIKPDAMDKASEIEDIILRHGFMILQKRKVHLSPEQASDFYVDHYGKMFFPSLVSYMSSAPIIVMVLSKEDAIESWKNLIGPANPFKARETHPRSLRDSYGKDQTRNAVHGSTNNHMAEREIHFLFHDAILEPVLTQLSAKDYLESSVNSTLLKGMTELCKVKPKDAVTWLADWLSVNNPNKPKIAQEVVEPN, encoded by the coding sequence ATGTCGATAACAGTTGAAAGAACTCTGGCAATAATTAAGCCAGATGCTATGGACAAAGCCTCAGAAATCGAAGACATAATTCTACGTCACGGATTCATGATTCTACAGAAACGAAAAGTTCATTTATCTCCCGAACAAGCAAGCGATTTTTATGTCGACCATTatggaaaaatgttttttccGAGTTTAGTGTCGTACATGAGCAGTGCTCCTATCATTGTGATGGTTTTGTCGAAAGAGGACGCAATTGAAAGCTGGAAAAACCTCATTGGACCTGCGAATCCTTTTAAGGCACGAGAAACGCACCCAAGATCGCTTCGAGACAGTTACGGGAAAGATCAAACTCGGAATGCAGTCCATGGAAGCACTAACAATCACATGGCAGAAAGAGAAATCCATTTCCTATTTCATGACGCCATTTTGGAGCCAGTTTTGACCCAACTTTCAGCAAAAGACTATTTAGAATCCTCTGTGAACTCTACCCTCCTTAAAGGCATGACAGAACTTTGCAAAGTCAAGCCAAAAGATGCTGTTACCTGGCTTGCAGATTGGCTTAGTGTGAATAATCCAAACAAGCCTAAAATCGCTCAAGAAGTCGTCGAGCCAAACTAA